A single Chitinophagales bacterium DNA region contains:
- a CDS encoding replication-associated recombination protein A, which produces MPPLAERMRPNRLEDYIGQEKLISETGVLSGFLKQKNCPSLIFWGNPGVGKTTLAYLISHELELPFYSLSAISAGVKDIRDVIDKSYELGKVLLFIDEIHRFNKSQQDSLLKAVEEGRILLIGATTENPSFEVNRALLSRCKTYVLEELGIDALKAIALNAITRDILLSQKEIIVKEWDALLRHSGGDARKLLGLIELMFQSADSGKIIISNELVERLAQGNSAKYDKNGEFHYDIISAFIKSMRGSDPNAAVYWMTRMIDGGEDPKFIARRMIIFASEDIGMANPNALLLANACFEAVTKIGYPECSINLAHTVVYLATSIKSNASYMALKAAQKLIRETGDLPVPLHLRNAPSKLMKELDYGKNYQYAHNYEGNFIEQDFLPEKIKNEVIYHPNKNPRENEILQLLKKWWPKKYL; this is translated from the coding sequence ATACCACCCTTAGCTGAACGCATGCGTCCGAATAGACTAGAAGACTATATCGGTCAGGAAAAGCTTATTTCCGAAACAGGTGTACTTAGTGGGTTTTTAAAACAAAAAAATTGTCCCTCACTTATTTTTTGGGGAAATCCTGGCGTGGGAAAAACAACTCTCGCTTATTTAATATCTCATGAGTTAGAATTGCCATTTTATTCCCTATCAGCGATAAGCGCCGGAGTTAAAGATATAAGAGACGTTATTGATAAAAGTTATGAGTTAGGGAAGGTGCTTTTGTTTATTGATGAAATTCATCGCTTCAATAAATCGCAACAAGATTCATTATTAAAAGCAGTAGAAGAAGGTCGAATTTTACTAATAGGAGCTACGACAGAAAATCCGTCGTTTGAGGTGAATCGAGCACTTCTGAGTCGTTGTAAAACCTATGTGTTAGAAGAATTGGGTATCGATGCATTAAAGGCCATTGCCTTAAACGCCATAACAAGAGATATACTGCTATCACAAAAAGAAATTATCGTAAAAGAATGGGATGCTCTGCTAAGACACTCTGGTGGTGATGCTAGAAAATTACTAGGTCTTATCGAGCTTATGTTTCAAAGCGCCGATAGTGGGAAGATTATTATTTCCAATGAATTGGTTGAAAGATTAGCACAGGGCAATAGTGCCAAATACGATAAAAATGGCGAGTTTCATTACGACATCATAAGCGCTTTTATTAAGTCTATGCGTGGTTCTGATCCTAATGCAGCTGTTTATTGGATGACCCGAATGATCGATGGAGGAGAAGACCCCAAATTTATAGCTCGTCGTATGATTATATTTGCTTCTGAGGATATCGGCATGGCTAATCCTAATGCGCTATTACTTGCGAATGCATGTTTCGAAGCAGTGACTAAAATAGGTTACCCGGAATGCAGTATCAATCTTGCACATACTGTTGTATATCTTGCCACTTCGATTAAGAGCAATGCATCCTATATGGCTCTGAAGGCTGCACAAAAATTGATAAGAGAAACTGGAGATCTTCCTGTCCCATTGCATCTGAGAAACGCACCCTCAAAACTTATGAAAGAACTCGACTATGGAAAGAATTATCAATATGCCCATAACTATGAAGGAAATTTTATTGAGCAAGACTTTCTCCCCGAAAAAATCAAGAATGAGGTAATTTATCATCCTAATAAAAATCCTCGTGAAAACGAAATACTGCAATTGCTTAAAAAGTGGTGGCCAAAAAAATATCTATAA
- a CDS encoding ribonuclease H-like domain-containing protein, with translation MKSDNILFIDIETVSQYKKFEDAPIEVRKIWEKKYEKNEYLNSLSLEASYESKAAIFAEYGKIICISIGYYNKASDAYRIKSFAGENEKILLEDFKTFCNNLKKNYVFCGHNIKEFDIPYLCRRFLINRISIPSLLDFQDKKPWEVELIDTLQLWKFGDYKNYTSLETLTTIFNIPTPKADIDGSQVGRVYWYENDINRIVEYCQNDVVAVIQLFRAFHQQDLISSDKIQMVC, from the coding sequence ATGAAATCGGACAACATACTATTTATAGATATTGAGACTGTATCTCAATATAAAAAATTTGAAGATGCTCCCATTGAAGTTCGAAAAATTTGGGAGAAAAAATATGAGAAAAATGAATATTTAAATTCCCTTAGCCTAGAAGCTTCCTACGAATCCAAAGCTGCTATCTTTGCTGAGTATGGTAAAATAATTTGCATCTCTATTGGATACTACAATAAGGCGAGCGATGCTTATCGAATTAAATCATTTGCTGGAGAAAATGAAAAAATACTGCTGGAAGATTTTAAAACTTTCTGCAATAATTTGAAAAAGAACTATGTGTTCTGCGGCCATAATATCAAAGAATTCGATATCCCATATCTATGTCGTAGATTTCTTATCAATAGAATTTCTATACCAAGTCTTCTTGATTTTCAAGATAAGAAACCTTGGGAGGTAGAACTGATTGATACGCTTCAGTTGTGGAAGTTTGGCGACTATAAAAATTATACTTCCTTAGAAACACTCACTACCATTTTTAATATTCCTACTCCTAAAGCAGATATAGATGGTAGCCAAGTAGGTCGTGTATATTGGTATGAGAATGATATAAATAGAATCGTCGAGTACTGTCAAAACGATGTAGTGGCGGTTATTCAGCTATTTCGTGCCTTCCACCAACAAGATTTAATTTCCTCTGATAAAATTCAAATGGTATGTTAG
- a CDS encoding thioredoxin family protein produces the protein MLASVLENSRALSLSEYETIIRHVIHDKDNKEYAVDMHPYIEKNNQLGSYIQSNITINKKFFNAIQKSVFSSIHLITEPWCLDACIILPLLRGITIIKPDIEIKIYPRDKNEDLMNLFLTNGSKSIPIVFALDENQTEVFRWGPRSQKAKEILEPIKEENYGVKSKALSDFYKSELTENIQLEWLDLIK, from the coding sequence ATGTTAGCATCTGTATTAGAAAATTCTCGAGCCTTATCATTAAGCGAATATGAAACGATCATTCGCCATGTGATTCATGATAAAGATAATAAAGAATATGCCGTGGATATGCATCCATACATAGAAAAGAATAATCAGCTGGGTAGCTATATTCAATCTAATATTACTATAAACAAAAAGTTTTTCAATGCCATTCAAAAATCTGTTTTTTCAAGCATTCATCTCATAACCGAGCCTTGGTGTTTAGATGCTTGCATTATTTTGCCATTACTGCGAGGCATAACTATAATAAAACCCGATATTGAAATAAAAATATATCCAAGAGATAAAAATGAAGACTTAATGAATCTCTTTCTCACTAATGGTTCCAAATCTATTCCCATAGTTTTTGCGCTCGATGAGAATCAAACGGAAGTATTTCGCTGGGGGCCTCGCTCTCAAAAGGCAAAAGAAATTTTAGAGCCCATCAAGGAGGAAAATTATGGTGTAAAATCAAAGGCATTATCTGATTTTTATAAAAGTGAGTTAACTGAAAACATACAATTAGAATGGTTAGATTTAATCAAATAA
- the queA gene encoding tRNA preQ1(34) S-adenosylmethionine ribosyltransferase-isomerase QueA, with protein MNQHPLSQFDYPINETNIGRHPAEPRDEANLFVYNTKTDEVIFDKFYNLTEYLPENSLMVMNNTGVIPARVFFIKDTGGKVEGLVLLNEGIQADGTIATIVNKKVIPGRVLILENYEFEIVRQNQQYFYLKPKFNVELLPELLVKYGTTPTPKYLGKLDMDENTLRNRYQTIYANEMKSVAAPTASLHFTQRVFDKMIKKNIEKAEVTLHVGMGTFAEVSEENITNRKLHTEPISIPETTIVKIRQAKDKRRPVIAVGTTAIRTLESQQESLLDVDYSSNILTSTDLFIMPGFQFKIADILITNFHVPKSSLMALVQAFLEQKKAKSDLVSLYKIALENDFKFYSFGDSMLIL; from the coding sequence ATGAACCAGCACCCTTTAAGCCAATTTGACTATCCAATAAATGAAACTAATATCGGCAGGCATCCTGCTGAACCTAGAGATGAGGCAAACTTATTCGTATATAACACGAAGACAGATGAGGTGATTTTTGATAAATTTTATAACCTCACCGAGTACTTACCAGAAAATAGTTTGATGGTGATGAATAATACTGGGGTCATTCCCGCTAGAGTTTTTTTCATAAAGGACACGGGTGGAAAAGTTGAAGGATTAGTTTTACTCAATGAAGGAATACAAGCCGATGGGACAATAGCTACCATCGTAAATAAAAAAGTAATTCCAGGCAGAGTGCTTATACTTGAGAATTACGAATTCGAGATAGTGAGGCAGAATCAACAGTATTTTTATTTAAAACCAAAATTTAATGTTGAGCTATTGCCAGAATTGCTAGTAAAATATGGCACTACGCCTACACCAAAATATCTTGGCAAATTAGATATGGATGAAAACACACTAAGAAATCGTTATCAAACTATCTATGCTAATGAAATGAAATCTGTGGCAGCACCTACGGCATCATTGCATTTTACACAGAGAGTATTCGACAAAATGATAAAAAAGAATATAGAAAAAGCAGAAGTGACTTTGCATGTGGGTATGGGCACATTTGCTGAGGTATCGGAAGAAAATATTACAAATAGAAAACTACACACAGAACCTATTTCTATCCCAGAAACCACTATAGTCAAAATAAGACAAGCTAAAGATAAAAGGCGTCCAGTAATTGCCGTTGGGACAACTGCCATAAGAACGCTCGAATCTCAACAAGAATCATTATTAGACGTAGATTATAGCAGTAATATTTTAACTAGCACCGATCTCTTCATCATGCCAGGCTTTCAGTTTAAAATAGCGGATATATTAATTACAAATTTTCATGTGCCAAAGTCGAGCCTTATGGCTCTGGTGCAGGCGTTTTTAGAGCAAAAAAAAGCAAAAAGTGACCTTGTAAGCCTATATAAAATAGCTTTGGAAAATGATTTTAAATTTTATTCGTTTGGGGATAGCATGCTCATACTTTAA
- a CDS encoding sigma-70 family RNA polymerase sigma factor, which produces MQDIDLIHQYISGDDTAFEALFLKHKDKVYTSIYIIVKDHEVADDIFQDTFIKVLHKLKEEKYAEEGKFIPWVMRIAHNLCMDHFRKNQKEKIVANDNPEYDILDNVSIEESYKEDQIISDEESIDISKYLELLPDEQREIIVFRHYYDYSFKEIADMTGTNINTALGRMRYALINLRKLIKKGK; this is translated from the coding sequence ATGCAGGATATTGATCTTATCCACCAATACATTAGCGGAGATGATACCGCCTTTGAAGCACTTTTCTTAAAGCACAAAGACAAAGTTTACACGTCCATTTATATCATAGTTAAAGACCACGAGGTGGCCGATGATATATTTCAAGATACCTTTATAAAAGTCTTGCATAAGCTTAAAGAGGAAAAGTATGCTGAAGAAGGAAAATTTATACCATGGGTTATGCGTATAGCACATAACCTGTGTATGGATCACTTTCGTAAGAATCAAAAGGAAAAAATCGTTGCAAACGATAATCCAGAGTATGATATTTTAGATAATGTCTCCATTGAGGAATCATACAAGGAAGATCAGATTATAAGCGATGAAGAATCTATTGATATATCAAAATACCTTGAACTATTGCCCGATGAACAACGAGAAATAATAGTATTTCGACATTATTATGATTATAGCTTTAAAGAAATAGCCGATATGACGGGTACGAATATCAATACCGCTCTTGGTCGTATGCGTTATGCATTAATTAATTTGCGCAAGCTAATTAAGAAAGGGAAGTAG
- the uvrA gene encoding excinuclease ABC subunit UvrA → MQDIQIKGAKTHNLKNIDVTIPRNKLVVITGVSGSGKSSLTIDTLYAEGQRKYIESLSSYARQFLQRMNKPDVEYIKGLCPAIAIEQKVAGATNRSTVGTMTEIYDYLRLLYARIGKTYSPKSGKLVSKDEVSDVVNFLKEQNQSEKWFLGFEIKLDKSIEQQLTVLLSKGFQRVYRKNSFEKIEDILETLSDWKKEKTIVVVVQRFSLSDESNEDFYQQLADSIQSCFEETHGECIVFNIDQKISHHFNNRFEADGIIFELPSPQFFNFNNSYGACQNCEGMGNVLGIDEDLVIPDKTRTLFEECVTPWKGAKSKEYHTAFIKKAEANGFPIHRPYHLLTKKELELLWDGNKSTKGINDFFKMVESNLYKIEYRILYSRYRGKSLCKECSGHRIRKDAFNVKIQNTHIGELLSMSIWELIDFIGKLKLSPTDTEISKRILFEIEYRLGFMNDVGLGYLSLNRLANSLSGGECQRINLTRTLGSNLTDSMYILDEPSIGLHPRDTKRLITFLRKLRDLNNTVIVVEHEEDIIRASDYIIDIGPKAGVHGGSVVYQGDFDKLSSDKNSLTTQYLTQIEQVRRTEHFHGFRKYIEIIGASHHNLKNIDVKIPLNCITVVSGVSGSGKTTLIKKILYPALMLKLGNPVYKPGLHNEIKGDIKSIEHVELIDQNPLGRSSRSNPVTYVKAYDAIRDLFANLPASKLLKLAPKDFSFNVVGGRCESCKGDGVQVVSMQFLADVELVCDECKGKRFQSHVLDVVYQDKNIFDVLEMTIEDAVKFFHGHKSIVEKIKPLEEIGLGYLKLGQSSSTLSGGEAQRVKLASYLAKNTGMAKHIFIFDEPTTGLHFYDVQKLLIAMEKLVRNGHSVIVIEHNMDIIRNADYIIDLGPEGGEGGGSLIFQGSVSDLKNSKSSHTARFI, encoded by the coding sequence ATGCAAGATATTCAGATAAAAGGCGCTAAAACACATAACCTCAAAAATATTGATGTTACTATACCGCGTAATAAACTGGTGGTAATAACCGGTGTATCTGGATCTGGGAAATCATCGCTCACAATAGACACCCTTTATGCTGAGGGTCAAAGAAAATATATCGAAAGCCTCTCAAGTTACGCTCGTCAATTTCTGCAAAGGATGAATAAACCCGATGTAGAATACATAAAAGGATTGTGCCCTGCCATAGCGATAGAACAAAAAGTAGCAGGAGCCACAAATCGATCGACCGTAGGTACAATGACTGAAATATATGACTACCTCCGACTATTGTATGCACGAATTGGGAAAACCTATTCTCCTAAATCAGGTAAATTAGTTAGTAAAGACGAGGTTTCAGACGTTGTGAATTTTTTAAAAGAACAAAACCAATCAGAAAAATGGTTTTTGGGATTTGAGATCAAACTAGATAAATCTATAGAACAACAATTAACCGTATTGTTATCAAAGGGTTTTCAAAGAGTTTATCGCAAAAATTCGTTTGAAAAAATTGAAGATATTTTAGAGACTTTGTCTGATTGGAAAAAAGAAAAAACCATTGTGGTTGTAGTTCAAAGATTTTCTTTATCGGATGAATCAAACGAAGATTTCTACCAACAACTCGCAGATAGCATTCAATCTTGTTTTGAAGAAACGCATGGGGAATGTATTGTGTTCAATATTGATCAAAAAATATCTCATCATTTCAATAATCGCTTTGAAGCAGATGGAATCATTTTTGAATTGCCAAGTCCTCAATTCTTTAATTTCAACAACTCTTATGGCGCTTGCCAAAATTGCGAAGGAATGGGCAATGTATTGGGCATTGATGAAGATTTAGTCATACCAGATAAAACTCGAACCTTGTTCGAAGAATGCGTGACACCATGGAAAGGAGCAAAATCGAAAGAATATCATACTGCCTTCATTAAAAAGGCTGAAGCCAATGGTTTTCCTATTCATAGACCCTATCATTTATTGACAAAAAAAGAACTAGAACTATTGTGGGACGGGAATAAGTCCACGAAAGGAATCAATGATTTCTTTAAAATGGTCGAGAGTAATTTATATAAAATTGAATACAGAATTCTATATTCTCGATATCGAGGCAAGAGCCTATGCAAAGAGTGTTCTGGTCATCGCATTCGTAAAGATGCTTTTAATGTTAAAATTCAAAACACACATATTGGAGAGCTGCTGTCCATGTCTATTTGGGAACTGATTGATTTTATAGGGAAACTTAAATTAAGTCCCACCGATACGGAGATATCCAAGAGAATATTATTTGAAATTGAGTATAGACTAGGTTTTATGAATGATGTCGGCTTAGGATATCTTTCTCTCAATAGACTGGCAAACTCTCTCAGCGGAGGAGAATGCCAACGAATCAATTTGACACGCACCCTTGGAAGCAATTTAACGGATTCGATGTATATTCTTGATGAGCCTTCTATTGGCTTGCACCCTCGAGATACTAAAAGATTAATTACTTTTTTGAGAAAATTGCGCGATTTAAACAACACTGTTATCGTCGTCGAACATGAAGAAGACATTATTCGAGCTAGTGACTATATTATTGACATTGGCCCTAAAGCTGGCGTGCATGGAGGAAGCGTGGTTTATCAAGGAGATTTTGATAAATTATCTTCCGATAAAAACAGTTTGACGACTCAATATCTCACTCAAATAGAGCAAGTCAGACGAACAGAACATTTTCATGGTTTTAGAAAATATATTGAGATTATCGGTGCTAGTCATCACAATCTAAAAAATATCGATGTTAAGATTCCTTTGAATTGCATTACAGTGGTTTCAGGTGTTTCTGGATCAGGAAAAACCACTTTGATTAAAAAGATTCTTTATCCAGCTTTAATGCTCAAGCTTGGAAATCCTGTATATAAACCCGGTCTTCACAATGAGATAAAAGGGGATATAAAGAGTATAGAACATGTCGAACTTATTGACCAAAATCCACTTGGGCGCAGCAGCCGAAGCAATCCTGTTACCTATGTCAAAGCTTATGATGCTATTCGAGATTTATTCGCCAATTTGCCTGCATCAAAACTACTTAAACTTGCGCCTAAAGATTTTTCATTTAATGTAGTAGGCGGTAGATGCGAAAGTTGCAAAGGGGATGGCGTACAAGTCGTATCTATGCAGTTTCTAGCAGATGTAGAACTGGTCTGTGATGAATGTAAAGGCAAGCGATTTCAGTCACACGTCTTAGATGTCGTGTATCAAGATAAAAATATTTTTGATGTTCTTGAAATGACCATTGAAGATGCTGTAAAATTTTTCCACGGTCATAAATCAATCGTAGAAAAAATTAAACCTTTGGAGGAAATAGGTCTTGGCTACTTAAAATTAGGCCAATCAAGTTCTACCCTTAGTGGCGGTGAGGCACAGCGTGTCAAATTAGCCAGTTATTTAGCTAAGAACACTGGCATGGCCAAGCACATTTTCATCTTTGATGAACCGACTACAGGTCTGCATTTCTATGATGTTCAGAAACTATTAATCGCTATGGAAAAATTAGTGCGGAATGGACATTCTGTTATCGTCATAGAGCACAATATGGATATAATTCGCAATGCGGATTATATTATAGATTTAGGCCCAGAAGGTGGGGAAGGTGGAGGATCTTTGATTTTCCAAGGATCGGTTTCTGACCTAAAAAATTCTAAATCAAGCCATACCGCACGATTTATCTAA
- a CDS encoding C40 family peptidase has protein sequence MNRIIYFFSICFLLYMNSCSIFKKKSKPATPRETSSTNKKSLLEKYSKIIGQSVYDEALYEFIEEWRGVPYKFGGKTKSGVDCSNFSCTLLREVYRFPQTYYFPSAKLAEQGKKIQKSEAQEGDLVFFSINQNSKISHVGIYLANNKFVHASTSQGVIINSLEEEYYKKRFSFIARIRKP, from the coding sequence ATGAATAGAATTATCTATTTTTTTAGTATTTGCTTTCTTCTTTATATGAACTCTTGTAGCATTTTTAAGAAAAAATCAAAACCTGCTACGCCCAGAGAAACCTCAAGTACAAATAAAAAGAGCCTATTAGAAAAGTATAGCAAAATAATAGGTCAGAGCGTTTATGATGAAGCTTTATACGAATTTATTGAGGAATGGAGGGGTGTACCATATAAGTTTGGAGGAAAGACAAAATCGGGCGTAGACTGCTCTAATTTTAGTTGTACTTTATTGCGAGAGGTTTATCGTTTTCCGCAAACCTATTATTTTCCTTCTGCTAAACTGGCAGAACAGGGAAAAAAAATACAAAAGTCAGAGGCACAAGAAGGCGATTTAGTTTTTTTCTCAATCAATCAAAATTCGAAAATCTCTCATGTAGGGATTTATTTGGCAAATAATAAATTTGTGCATGCTAGTACGAGCCAAGGAGTAATAATAAACTCATTAGAAGAAGAATATTATAAAAAAAGATTCTCTTTTATAGCTAGGATTAGAAAACCGTGA
- a CDS encoding ArsR family transcriptional regulator, translating to MIFDPLRLQKYRLIYLKLRAVSGTSRFYLLSLINNQSSLNVGKIVELTNMDQAIVSQQLSVLKKADLVQVKAKKKERYYQVNRIEIEKMIALCARLRNEEDLKAIELKNAYSKIFETYKYLKLLLNPVRLALLEIIDRNGPASVNELANLSGQSQSITSQNLKLLASFDFISKKEEGRKSIYNLNSSRFEFLNSIIDSYS from the coding sequence ATGATATTTGATCCGTTACGACTACAAAAATATAGATTGATTTATCTCAAATTGCGAGCGGTCAGCGGCACTAGTCGATTTTATTTATTGAGTCTTATTAATAATCAAAGCTCATTAAATGTAGGTAAAATAGTGGAACTCACCAATATGGATCAAGCTATTGTTAGTCAACAATTATCGGTATTGAAAAAAGCGGATTTAGTGCAGGTAAAGGCAAAAAAGAAAGAACGGTATTATCAAGTAAATAGAATAGAGATAGAAAAGATGATAGCTCTTTGTGCACGATTAAGAAACGAGGAAGACCTTAAAGCCATTGAATTAAAGAATGCTTATTCAAAAATATTTGAAACGTATAAGTATCTGAAATTACTTTTAAATCCAGTGAGGTTAGCGCTTTTAGAAATTATTGATCGAAATGGACCCGCAAGTGTGAACGAGTTAGCGAACCTTTCTGGTCAATCACAGTCCATCACATCTCAAAACTTGAAACTTTTAGCATCCTTTGATTTTATTTCTAAAAAAGAAGAAGGAAGAAAATCAATATATAATTTAAATTCTTCGAGATTTGAATTCTTAAATAGTATCATAGATAGCTATAGTTAA
- the tsaB gene encoding tRNA (adenosine(37)-N6)-threonylcarbamoyltransferase complex dimerization subunit type 1 TsaB, whose product MYILILDTATKRLSASLLDVLSEQTLAYYKETQDENSHARKINMVIQDLLIQAKIEIKQLSAIAVNQGPGSFTGLRVGSSTSKGLCFALDIPLIAICGLTAYVKYLYEVKATDVTDIFVLMDARRGNYFYSHLNQSRQLSSTLFKHITDIETEIYLSRNPWVYYLEKGNDIELSAKDLTKAVLEKWNNKDFVDIRSFEPEYIVNNYIAKK is encoded by the coding sequence GTGTATATTCTTATTTTAGATACAGCTACTAAGAGATTGTCTGCTTCATTGCTAGATGTTCTTTCCGAACAGACGCTTGCTTATTACAAGGAAACGCAAGACGAAAACAGCCATGCCAGAAAAATAAATATGGTAATACAAGACTTGTTGATTCAGGCAAAAATTGAAATAAAACAACTTTCAGCTATTGCGGTAAACCAGGGTCCGGGCTCATTTACAGGTCTGAGAGTGGGATCATCTACCTCTAAGGGCTTGTGTTTTGCCTTAGATATTCCGCTTATAGCTATTTGCGGTCTTACAGCTTACGTCAAATATTTGTACGAAGTTAAAGCCACCGATGTAACAGATATCTTTGTTTTGATGGATGCGCGGAGAGGCAACTATTTCTATAGTCATTTAAATCAAAGTAGACAATTATCATCAACCCTTTTCAAGCATATCACCGACATCGAAACTGAAATATATTTATCGCGAAACCCTTGGGTATATTATTTAGAAAAGGGGAACGATATAGAGCTAAGCGCAAAAGATTTAACAAAGGCAGTGCTTGAAAAATGGAATAACAAAGATTTTGTCGATATTCGCAGCTTCGAACCAGAGTATATAGTCAATAATTATATTGCTAAAAAATGA